One Kitasatospora sp. MAP12-44 DNA segment encodes these proteins:
- a CDS encoding thioesterase domain-containing protein gives MTTPTTTGQWLQPAEVHPDAALRLFLFPHAGSGGTIYRNWHEYLPGDFSHQIVQLPGREKRLAETAFTEIEPLVDAMYEAIADDLDDRPYAFFGHCLGAQLAYRVSLLMARDGMPAPILLGVSGWAPEGFSQVTYEQSRMPEAELVRWMKTLGSFPEEVYGNQDLLGMIIPALRADLAVVSTYVDDAAPTNCPIVAYSGKSDPLMDPGAMVSWDTRSPAYLGNSEFIGDHFYIDHRDNALAVTSDLIRHLRRGLAQQAAE, from the coding sequence ATGACCACCCCCACCACCACCGGCCAGTGGCTGCAGCCGGCCGAGGTCCACCCGGACGCGGCGCTGCGGCTCTTCCTCTTCCCGCACGCGGGCAGCGGCGGGACCATCTACCGCAACTGGCACGAGTACCTGCCCGGCGACTTCTCGCACCAGATCGTCCAGCTCCCCGGCCGCGAGAAGCGCCTGGCGGAGACCGCGTTCACCGAGATCGAGCCGCTGGTCGACGCCATGTACGAGGCCATCGCGGACGACCTGGACGACCGTCCGTACGCCTTCTTCGGCCACTGCCTGGGCGCCCAACTCGCCTACCGGGTCTCGCTGCTGATGGCCCGCGACGGGATGCCGGCGCCGATCCTGCTGGGCGTCTCGGGCTGGGCGCCGGAGGGCTTCTCGCAGGTGACCTACGAGCAGAGCCGGATGCCGGAGGCAGAGCTGGTGCGCTGGATGAAGACGCTCGGCTCGTTCCCCGAGGAGGTCTACGGCAACCAGGACCTGCTGGGCATGATCATCCCGGCGCTGCGGGCCGACCTCGCGGTGGTCTCCACCTACGTCGACGACGCGGCCCCGACCAACTGCCCGATCGTCGCGTACAGCGGCAAGTCCGACCCGCTGATGGACCCGGGCGCGATGGTCTCCTGGGACACCCGCTCGCCGGCCTACCTCGGCAACAGCGAGTTCATCGGCGACCACTTCTACATCGACCACCGCGACAACGCGCTCGCGGTCACCTCGGACCTGATCCGCCACCTGCGCCGGGGCCTGGCGCAGCAGGCCGCGGAGTGA
- a CDS encoding DHA2 family efflux MFS transporter permease subunit — MTDTADARSRTAAPSAPVAEADSPKWSTLPVVLAPTFMVTLDMFIVNVAIPSIQAKLHAGSGAIQFVVAGISLAVAAVLVMAGRLGDIYGRRRMFTVGLALFTAASALCGVAPNVGELIVGRVAQGISAGMMMPQVLAILSVAFTGANRLKAFNAYGIAMGFAGVFGQLIGGVLIKADVFGLGWRAIFLINVPIGIVVLLLTPRHVPESKGTGSAKLDLVGTALVTVGLVGVIYPLIKGREEGWPAWTWICLAGAAVLLAIFAVYQNSLGNKGGAPLVNMSLFKQRAFSVGLITTLLFYAVMSTFFLIFALYLQQGHGLSALDSGLIFIPLGSGFFVASMMAKQLGAKLGRQTLAVGAVVLAVGLGILELIVNHLGTNGAIGWITPALLVAGYGMGMVMAPLSATVLAGIPPQFAAAASGVLSTAVQVGTALGIAIIGNLFYNALGTHIQRSSFTHAFILSTEVLAVLALAVAASVQLLPKPAKKA; from the coding sequence ATGACCGACACAGCCGATGCCCGCAGCCGAACAGCTGCACCCTCGGCCCCCGTGGCCGAGGCCGATTCACCGAAGTGGTCCACACTTCCCGTGGTTCTTGCACCCACATTCATGGTCACGCTTGACATGTTCATCGTTAACGTGGCCATCCCGTCCATCCAGGCGAAGCTGCACGCGGGTTCGGGCGCGATCCAGTTCGTCGTGGCCGGGATCAGCCTCGCCGTCGCCGCCGTCCTGGTGATGGCGGGCCGGCTGGGCGACATCTACGGCCGTCGCCGCATGTTCACCGTCGGTCTGGCCCTGTTCACCGCCGCCTCCGCACTGTGCGGGGTGGCCCCGAACGTGGGCGAGCTGATCGTGGGCCGGGTGGCCCAGGGCATCTCGGCCGGCATGATGATGCCCCAGGTACTGGCCATCCTCAGCGTCGCGTTCACCGGCGCCAACCGGCTCAAGGCCTTCAACGCGTACGGCATCGCCATGGGCTTCGCCGGCGTGTTCGGGCAGCTGATCGGCGGCGTGCTGATCAAGGCCGACGTCTTCGGTCTGGGCTGGCGCGCGATCTTCCTGATCAACGTTCCGATCGGGATCGTCGTCCTGCTGCTGACGCCCCGCCATGTGCCCGAGTCCAAGGGCACCGGCAGCGCCAAGCTGGACCTGGTCGGCACCGCCCTGGTGACTGTCGGCCTGGTCGGCGTCATCTACCCGCTGATCAAGGGCCGTGAGGAGGGCTGGCCCGCCTGGACCTGGATCTGCCTGGCCGGCGCCGCCGTGCTGCTCGCGATCTTCGCCGTCTACCAGAACAGCCTCGGCAACAAGGGCGGTGCCCCGCTGGTCAACATGTCGCTGTTCAAGCAGCGCGCCTTCTCGGTGGGTCTGATCACCACGCTGCTCTTCTACGCGGTGATGTCGACCTTCTTCCTGATCTTCGCGCTCTACCTCCAGCAGGGCCACGGCCTGTCCGCGCTCGACTCGGGCCTGATCTTCATCCCGCTGGGCTCGGGCTTCTTCGTCGCCTCGATGATGGCCAAGCAGCTCGGTGCCAAGCTCGGGCGGCAGACACTGGCCGTGGGCGCCGTGGTGCTCGCGGTCGGCCTGGGCATCCTGGAGCTGATCGTCAACCACCTGGGCACCAACGGTGCGATCGGCTGGATCACCCCGGCCCTGCTGGTGGCCGGCTACGGCATGGGCATGGTGATGGCTCCGCTGTCCGCCACCGTGCTGGCCGGCATTCCCCCGCAGTTTGCCGCAGCCGCCTCCGGCGTGCTGTCCACCGCCGTCCAGGTCGGCACCGCCCTGGGCATCGCGATCATCGGCAACCTGTTCTACAACGCGCTCGGCACGCACATCCAGCGGAGCTCCTTCACCCACGCCTTCATCCTGAGCACCGAGGTGCTCGCGGTGCTCGCGCTGGCCGTGGCGGCTTCGGTGCAGCTGCTTCCCAAGCCGGCCAAGAAGGCCTGA
- a CDS encoding ketoacyl-ACP synthase III family protein, producing MRWQDIYIAGTGTFLPERFPIAEAIAQDLIGEANQNLGYESILVDRSGTAAPDMAVHAGRQAVERAGIPTEEYGLHLHAHLWYQGLDWWSAANYVAARTSGSQAFSFAIDQRSLTAIGGLHLGAAYLTSGAATSALITTADRFAAPMIDRWNIQRQLIFGDGATAAALSTRGGVAKLVSTAAFGVNHMETWTRGDEPFGEAPGQQTPVPVWRRSESRMTKPEAANDWKLWTDSMVRLKDEVLAEAGIGIGDITRAAMPFQHRGDGQAEMHDMLGLTEEQTVWRELGQYTGHIGAGDPFAGINYLLENKQVVAGDHVLVYGCGVGFNFAAAVLEITDTPAW from the coding sequence ATGCGCTGGCAGGACATCTACATCGCGGGCACCGGCACATTTCTGCCGGAGCGCTTTCCGATCGCCGAGGCGATCGCGCAGGACTTGATCGGCGAGGCCAACCAGAATCTCGGCTACGAGTCCATCCTCGTGGACCGCAGTGGAACCGCCGCTCCCGACATGGCCGTCCACGCCGGCCGGCAGGCCGTCGAGCGGGCCGGCATCCCGACCGAGGAGTACGGGCTGCACCTGCACGCCCACCTCTGGTACCAGGGCCTGGACTGGTGGTCGGCCGCCAACTACGTCGCCGCTCGCACCTCGGGCTCCCAGGCCTTCTCCTTCGCCATCGACCAGCGCTCGCTCACCGCGATCGGCGGCCTGCACCTCGGCGCCGCCTACCTGACGTCCGGCGCCGCCACCAGCGCGCTGATCACCACCGCGGACCGGTTCGCCGCCCCGATGATCGACCGGTGGAACATCCAGCGCCAGCTGATCTTCGGCGACGGCGCCACCGCCGCCGCGCTGTCCACCCGCGGCGGCGTCGCCAAGCTGGTCTCCACCGCCGCGTTCGGGGTGAACCACATGGAGACCTGGACCCGCGGCGACGAGCCGTTCGGGGAGGCTCCCGGGCAGCAGACCCCGGTCCCGGTCTGGCGCCGTTCGGAGTCCCGGATGACCAAGCCGGAGGCCGCCAACGACTGGAAGCTGTGGACCGACAGCATGGTCCGGCTCAAGGACGAGGTGCTGGCCGAGGCGGGCATCGGGATCGGCGACATCACCCGCGCGGCCATGCCGTTCCAGCACCGCGGCGACGGCCAGGCCGAGATGCACGACATGCTCGGCCTCACCGAGGAGCAGACCGTCTGGCGCGAACTCGGCCAGTACACCGGCCACATCGGCGCCGGCGACCCGTTCGCCGGCATCAACTACCTGCTGGAGAACAAGCAGGTCGTCGCGGGCGACCACGTCCTGGTCTACGGCTGCGGGGTCGGCTTCAACTTCGCCGCCGCCGTGCTGGAGATCACCGACACCCCCGCCTGGTGA
- a CDS encoding ketoacyl-ACP synthase III family protein: MRYTKNIYLAGTGTWLPGTQPMAQAIEAGLVGEDHRDLGYQAIAIDESGTAPVDMAISAARQAISRSGVEPADFGLHLHASVWFQGLDCWAPAAYVANATVGAQAIAFSIDQRSAGGMGAMHLAAAYLDAGTVANALVTTGDRFTDESIDRYNSYVQAIWGDGGTAVVLSTQGGFAELLSSVIVSDNSLERWDRGATEFAAGPLLERPAAIHKRFAQHAATPDVAAEVDQWAAGVLRTRDLVLAEAGIGQHEITRAVLPFVHRGGGQAELHDLLGIPEELTLWQELGSQVGHLGAGDPFAGLDKLLADGTLKPGDHVLLYTVGVGFTFSAAVLRITAPQL; the protein is encoded by the coding sequence ATGCGCTACACCAAGAACATCTACCTGGCGGGCACCGGCACCTGGCTGCCCGGCACCCAGCCGATGGCCCAGGCCATCGAGGCCGGCCTGGTCGGCGAGGACCATCGCGACCTCGGATACCAGGCGATCGCCATCGATGAGAGCGGCACCGCGCCGGTCGACATGGCGATCTCGGCCGCCCGGCAGGCGATCAGCAGATCCGGTGTCGAGCCGGCCGACTTCGGCCTGCACCTGCACGCCAGCGTCTGGTTCCAGGGCCTGGACTGCTGGGCGCCGGCGGCCTACGTGGCGAACGCGACGGTCGGGGCGCAGGCGATCGCCTTCAGCATCGACCAGCGGTCCGCCGGCGGCATGGGCGCGATGCACCTCGCCGCCGCGTACCTCGACGCCGGCACGGTGGCCAACGCCCTCGTCACCACCGGCGACCGGTTCACCGACGAGTCCATCGACCGCTACAACTCCTACGTCCAGGCGATCTGGGGCGACGGCGGCACCGCGGTGGTGCTCTCCACCCAGGGCGGCTTCGCCGAGCTGCTCTCCAGCGTGATCGTCAGTGACAACAGCCTGGAGCGCTGGGACCGCGGCGCCACCGAGTTCGCCGCCGGTCCGCTGCTCGAGCGCCCGGCCGCCATCCACAAGCGTTTCGCGCAGCACGCCGCCACGCCGGACGTCGCCGCGGAGGTCGACCAGTGGGCCGCCGGCGTGCTGCGCACCCGCGACCTGGTGCTCGCCGAGGCCGGCATCGGCCAGCACGAGATCACCCGGGCGGTCCTGCCGTTCGTCCACCGGGGCGGCGGCCAGGCCGAGTTGCACGACCTGCTGGGGATCCCCGAGGAGCTGACGCTCTGGCAGGAGCTCGGCAGCCAGGTAGGACACCTCGGCGCCGGCGACCCGTTCGCGGGTCTGGACAAGCTGCTCGCCGACGGCACCCTGAAGCCCGGCGACCACGTCCTGCTCTACACCGTCGGGGTCGGCTTCACCTTCAGCGCGGCTGTGCTGCGCATCACCGCTCCGCAGCTCTGA
- a CDS encoding cytochrome P450: MTDTQSLLDYPLPRVDPLLPPPAYTELRNGPPRLVRLAGGRRAWLVSRYEDVRSAIADPRVSSDDMAPNFPALIPLPPTPRALSMFRLDNPDHASLRRMVIPEFTARATRALQPDVERITNELLDALVAGPKPADLMASFADPLPTLVIARLLGVPYEDHELFQENGRIVTSPDATPEEAGQAFVVLTEFMGRLIETKRKDPQDDLISRLCVKYLEPGEISFDDLLAMARFLLFAGHDTTANQIAMSVLYLLDNPDQLALLRSDRSLIPSAVEELLRIASIKQHDFIRTASEDLEIAGVTIAKGEGIIFALPSANHDETVFPDPGRLDITRDAHHHMAFGHGIHKCVGAPLATLELETAIGALLDRFPDLQLSTEVKDIPYRDDMLLYGAHKLLVTW, translated from the coding sequence ATGACCGACACCCAGTCGCTGCTCGACTACCCGCTTCCGCGCGTGGATCCGCTGCTCCCGCCGCCCGCCTACACCGAGCTGCGCAACGGACCGCCCCGCCTGGTCCGGCTGGCCGGCGGCCGCCGTGCCTGGCTGGTCAGCCGCTACGAGGACGTCCGCTCGGCGATCGCCGACCCGCGGGTGAGCTCGGACGACATGGCGCCGAACTTCCCGGCCCTGATACCGCTGCCGCCCACACCGCGCGCCCTGTCGATGTTCCGGCTGGACAACCCCGACCACGCCTCGCTGCGCAGGATGGTGATCCCCGAGTTCACCGCCCGGGCCACCCGCGCCCTGCAGCCCGACGTCGAGCGGATCACCAACGAGCTGCTGGACGCGCTGGTGGCCGGCCCCAAGCCGGCCGACCTGATGGCCTCCTTCGCCGATCCGCTGCCCACCCTGGTGATCGCCCGGCTGCTCGGCGTCCCGTACGAGGACCACGAGCTCTTCCAGGAGAACGGCCGGATCGTCACCTCGCCCGACGCCACACCCGAGGAGGCCGGCCAGGCCTTCGTGGTGCTGACGGAGTTCATGGGCCGGCTGATCGAGACCAAGCGCAAGGACCCGCAGGACGACCTGATCAGCCGACTCTGCGTCAAGTACCTGGAGCCCGGCGAGATCAGCTTCGACGACCTGCTCGCGATGGCCCGCTTCCTGCTCTTCGCCGGACACGACACCACGGCCAACCAGATCGCGATGAGCGTGCTCTACCTGCTGGACAACCCGGACCAGCTGGCCCTGCTGCGCAGCGACCGCAGCCTGATCCCGTCCGCCGTCGAGGAGTTGCTGCGGATCGCCTCGATCAAGCAGCACGACTTCATCCGGACCGCGTCCGAGGACCTGGAGATCGCCGGGGTGACCATCGCCAAGGGCGAGGGGATCATCTTCGCGCTGCCCTCCGCCAACCACGACGAGACGGTCTTCCCCGACCCCGGCCGACTCGACATCACCCGCGACGCCCACCACCACATGGCCTTCGGGCACGGCATCCACAAGTGCGTCGGCGCACCGCTGGCCACCCTGGAGCTGGAGACCGCGATCGGCGCGCTGCTGGACCGGTTCCCCGACCTCCAGCTGAGCACCGAGGTGAAGGACATCCCCTACCGCGACGACATGCTGCTGTACGGCGCCCACAAGCTGCTCGTCACCTGGTAG
- a CDS encoding AfsR/SARP family transcriptional regulator — protein sequence MDGRFCSIPGARQRTLLATLLIRAGRLVPTEHLYTELWGDRPPATVENSLQAHVCRLRRTLRKLGGPSHDVPPLITHASGYVLDIAPEDVDLTLFRERIALSRNAMADAPEAAGALLEEALALWQGSPLQDVAPGPLCQSVSLQLEEEYLAALEDKLWLGTVCDEPTLVIGELKRMSVAHPWRERITEMLMLALYRSGRQAEAVAVYNTARGRLIDELGMEPSPQLKRLFREVLNQAPGLYRPTQQLLRSA from the coding sequence GTGGACGGAAGGTTCTGTAGCATCCCCGGCGCCAGGCAGCGCACTCTGCTGGCCACGCTGCTGATCCGGGCCGGCCGCCTGGTGCCGACCGAGCACCTCTACACCGAGCTGTGGGGCGACCGTCCGCCCGCCACCGTCGAGAACTCGCTGCAGGCCCACGTCTGCCGCCTGCGGCGCACCCTGCGCAAGCTCGGCGGCCCCTCGCACGACGTCCCGCCGCTGATCACCCACGCCTCCGGGTACGTCCTGGACATCGCCCCGGAGGACGTCGACCTGACGCTCTTCCGGGAGCGGATCGCCCTCTCCCGCAATGCCATGGCCGACGCCCCGGAGGCCGCCGGCGCGCTGCTGGAGGAGGCCCTGGCGCTCTGGCAGGGGTCGCCGCTGCAGGATGTCGCACCGGGGCCGCTCTGCCAGAGCGTCAGCCTCCAGCTGGAGGAGGAGTACCTCGCGGCCCTGGAGGACAAGCTCTGGCTCGGCACCGTTTGCGACGAACCAACGCTGGTGATCGGCGAGTTGAAGCGGATGAGCGTGGCCCACCCGTGGCGCGAGCGGATCACCGAGATGCTGATGCTGGCGCTCTACCGCTCCGGCCGGCAGGCTGAGGCCGTCGCGGTCTACAACACCGCCCGCGGGCGGCTGATCGACGAGTTGGGCATGGAGCCGTCCCCGCAGCTCAAGCGGCTCTTCCGGGAGGTCCTCAACCAGGCCCCCGGGCTGTACCGCCCCACGCAGCAGCTGCTGCGCTCGGCCTGA
- the serS gene encoding serine--tRNA ligase, with amino-acid sequence MHDVRELIELGPEAVRRLARRKYQLDLTALWTAHRRRAAALDAVAQLRSEIKRASRGPRPAEGAAEQAREEARVLREGAQQAEAELRSAEAELEEILLAVPNLPLDEVPDGDSEKQAVEVRRGGPALRPAAGQARHHADIGESLGILDSARAAKLSGSRFAVSRGAGARLERALTSFLLDLHTSEHGYTEYAVPHLVNRETMTGTGQLPKFEEDLFATSVGGRELFLIPTAEVPLTNMVARELLDGGSLPLALTARTPCYRAEAGSYGRDTRGILRLHQFEKVELVRICALEEAQQQLMLMVGQVEECLRRLELSYRVVLLPAGDMGFSARMTYDIEVWLPGSDSYREISSVSDCGTFQGRRAGIRYRSSEGRKLPAATLNGSALPVGRTVAALLEQGLQADGSVLLPEALVPYTGFRRILPGGGTSR; translated from the coding sequence GTGCACGACGTACGTGAGCTGATCGAGCTGGGCCCGGAGGCCGTCCGTCGGCTGGCCCGGCGCAAATACCAGCTGGACCTGACGGCCCTGTGGACCGCGCACCGGCGGCGGGCCGCGGCCCTGGACGCGGTGGCGCAGCTGCGCTCGGAGATCAAGCGCGCCTCGCGCGGCCCGCGCCCGGCCGAGGGGGCGGCCGAGCAGGCCCGCGAGGAGGCCCGGGTGCTGCGCGAGGGAGCGCAGCAGGCCGAGGCCGAACTCCGCTCTGCGGAAGCCGAATTGGAGGAGATCCTGCTGGCGGTGCCGAACCTCCCGCTGGACGAGGTACCGGACGGCGACAGTGAGAAGCAGGCGGTCGAGGTCCGCCGCGGCGGCCCCGCGCTGCGCCCGGCCGCCGGCCAGGCCCGCCACCACGCGGACATCGGCGAGTCGCTCGGCATCCTGGACAGCGCCCGGGCGGCCAAGCTCTCCGGCTCCCGGTTCGCCGTCAGCCGCGGCGCGGGCGCCCGGCTGGAGCGCGCGCTGACCTCGTTCCTGCTGGACCTGCACACCTCCGAGCACGGCTACACCGAGTACGCGGTGCCGCACCTGGTGAACCGCGAGACCATGACCGGCACCGGCCAACTCCCCAAGTTCGAGGAGGACTTGTTCGCCACCTCGGTGGGCGGCCGGGAGCTCTTCCTGATTCCGACGGCCGAGGTGCCGCTGACCAACATGGTGGCCCGCGAGCTGCTGGACGGCGGTTCGCTGCCGCTCGCGCTGACCGCGCGGACCCCCTGCTACCGGGCCGAGGCGGGCTCCTACGGCCGCGACACCCGCGGGATCCTGCGCCTGCACCAGTTCGAGAAGGTCGAGCTGGTGCGCATCTGCGCCCTCGAAGAGGCCCAGCAGCAGCTGATGCTGATGGTCGGTCAGGTCGAGGAGTGCCTGCGCAGGCTCGAACTCTCCTACCGGGTGGTGCTGCTGCCGGCCGGCGACATGGGCTTCTCGGCCCGGATGACCTACGACATCGAGGTCTGGCTGCCGGGTAGCGACTCCTACCGGGAGATCTCCTCGGTCTCCGACTGCGGCACCTTCCAGGGCCGCCGGGCCGGCATCCGCTACCGCTCCTCGGAGGGCCGCAAGCTGCCCGCCGCCACGCTGAACGGCTCGGCGCTGCCGGTCGGCCGGACCGTGGCCGCGCTGCTGGAGCAGGGCCTGCAGGCGGACGGTTCGGTGCTGCTGCCCGAGGCGCTGGTCCCGTACACCGGCTTCCGCCGGATCCTGCCCGGCGGCGGCACCAGCCGCTGA
- a CDS encoding APC family permease: MSVSSPPAEAGNQTSRHLTTRHIVFLIVAAAAPLSAMVGTVPLAFAIGNGAGVPAAFAFAGVTLLCFSVGYAVSARRTGGSGGFYASIADGLGRPPAVGGGYVAIVAYNTATIGLAGALGYFTQLVLADHGVHVSWELCAAVGLAAVAVLGYRDIAVSARVLAVLMTGEIGVLAALDLAEIGRHGVHALPAASFSPHIAAGPGLGVSLMFAFVSFIGFESAALYGKEAKDPQRSVPRATYLAVLLIAGFYALSSWTAVGAIGADHVRQTATDQMGNLFFSLGDDYLGKAGGTLLQVMLCTSLFAATLALHSASNRYAQVLADDGLLPRALGAVHPRHNSPHRASVVQSVLSTVVVAAFAIAGLDPYADLTTSMLGLGTLGIVVLQALAALSVLGLRRKGLRLGWWQGTVAPLLGFAGLVATVCLVVGNFDLLTGTKNPVVAAMPWVIPVVAALGMLYAWRLRTSDPARYQRLAQSHTAETPAAAPAPTATPRQVPTPVA; encoded by the coding sequence ATGTCCGTCAGCAGTCCCCCGGCGGAGGCCGGCAACCAGACCTCCAGACATCTGACCACCCGCCACATCGTCTTTCTGATCGTCGCCGCCGCCGCACCGCTCTCCGCGATGGTCGGCACCGTCCCGCTGGCCTTCGCCATCGGCAACGGCGCCGGCGTGCCCGCGGCGTTCGCCTTCGCGGGGGTGACCCTGCTCTGCTTCTCGGTCGGCTACGCGGTGAGCGCCCGCCGCACCGGCGGGTCCGGCGGGTTCTACGCCTCGATCGCCGACGGGCTCGGCCGCCCGCCGGCCGTCGGCGGCGGCTATGTCGCGATCGTCGCGTACAACACCGCCACGATCGGCCTGGCCGGCGCGCTCGGCTACTTCACCCAACTGGTGCTCGCCGACCACGGGGTGCACGTCTCCTGGGAGTTGTGCGCCGCCGTCGGGCTGGCGGCGGTCGCGGTGCTCGGCTACCGCGACATCGCGGTCAGCGCCCGGGTGCTCGCCGTCCTGATGACGGGCGAGATCGGCGTGCTGGCGGCGCTGGACCTCGCCGAGATCGGCCGGCACGGCGTGCACGCGCTGCCCGCCGCCTCCTTCTCGCCGCACATCGCCGCCGGGCCCGGGCTCGGGGTGTCGCTGATGTTCGCCTTCGTCTCGTTCATCGGCTTCGAGTCGGCGGCGCTGTACGGCAAGGAGGCCAAGGACCCGCAGCGCAGCGTCCCGCGCGCCACCTACCTGGCCGTGCTGCTGATCGCCGGCTTCTACGCGCTGAGCAGCTGGACGGCGGTCGGCGCGATCGGGGCCGACCACGTGCGGCAGACCGCGACCGACCAGATGGGCAACCTGTTCTTCTCGCTGGGCGACGACTACCTCGGCAAGGCCGGCGGCACGCTGCTCCAGGTGATGCTCTGCACCAGCCTGTTCGCCGCCACACTGGCCCTGCACAGCGCCTCCAACCGGTACGCCCAGGTGCTCGCCGACGACGGCCTGCTGCCGCGCGCGCTGGGCGCCGTGCACCCCAGGCACAACTCCCCGCACCGGGCCAGCGTGGTGCAGAGCGTGCTCAGCACCGTGGTGGTCGCCGCCTTCGCCATCGCGGGCCTCGACCCGTACGCGGACCTCACCACCAGCATGCTGGGCCTGGGCACGCTGGGCATCGTGGTGCTCCAGGCGCTCGCCGCGCTGTCGGTGCTCGGCCTGCGCCGCAAGGGGCTGCGGCTGGGCTGGTGGCAGGGCACGGTGGCGCCGCTGCTCGGCTTCGCCGGCCTGGTGGCCACCGTCTGCCTGGTGGTCGGCAACTTCGATCTGCTGACCGGCACCAAGAACCCCGTGGTGGCCGCCATGCCGTGGGTGATCCCGGTGGTGGCCGCGCTCGGCATGCTCTACGCCTGGCGGCTGCGGACCAGTGACCCGGCCCGCTACCAGCGGCTGGCGCAGTCCCACACCGCCGAAACGCCCGCCGCCGCCCCCGCGCCGACTGCCACTCCCCGTCAGGTGCCCACCCCGGTCGCCTGA
- a CDS encoding beta-ketoacyl-ACP synthase II yields MAGIDVVVTGLGLVTPAGIGVGPSWAGVCAGRPTAALDPVLEQNPVRISCRVPDWDPGALLGARRAHRLDRFTQFALVAAREAIADAGLDPLTWDGARVGVVLGCADGGPGTVEEQHRILVEQSPARVSPLLLPMQLPNMLAGQAAIEFGATGPNLVVATACASGATAIGVARDLLLLDRCDLVVAGGSEAMITPLVMAGFAKMGALSQREDDPLGASRPFDIARDGFVAGEGAGVVVLERAADARARGARIRARIAGYGASADAHHMTSPHPDGRGVESAVRTALADAGAGPGDVQHVNAHGTSTPQNDLSEARMIRRVLTGDPLVTSTKGVTGHLLGAAGAVEAVFSVLAVEQGLVPPTANLHTLDPELEIKVAGSVTETRIHLALSNSLGFGGQNAVLAIAAV; encoded by the coding sequence ATGGCCGGCATCGACGTCGTCGTGACCGGGCTCGGCCTGGTCACCCCGGCCGGGATCGGGGTCGGGCCGAGCTGGGCGGGGGTCTGCGCAGGCCGGCCGACCGCCGCCCTGGACCCGGTCCTGGAGCAGAACCCGGTGCGGATCTCCTGCCGGGTCCCGGACTGGGATCCCGGCGCACTGCTGGGCGCCCGCCGGGCCCACCGGTTGGACCGCTTCACCCAGTTCGCCCTGGTCGCGGCCAGGGAGGCGATCGCCGATGCCGGGCTCGACCCGCTGACCTGGGACGGTGCCCGGGTCGGCGTGGTGCTCGGCTGCGCCGACGGCGGGCCGGGCACCGTGGAGGAGCAGCACCGGATCCTGGTCGAGCAGTCGCCGGCCCGGGTCTCCCCGCTGCTGCTGCCGATGCAGTTGCCCAATATGCTCGCCGGCCAGGCCGCCATCGAGTTCGGCGCCACCGGCCCCAACCTGGTGGTCGCCACCGCCTGCGCCTCCGGCGCCACCGCCATCGGGGTGGCCCGCGACCTGCTGCTGCTGGACCGCTGCGACCTGGTGGTGGCCGGCGGCAGCGAGGCGATGATCACCCCGCTGGTGATGGCCGGCTTCGCCAAGATGGGCGCGCTCTCCCAGCGGGAGGACGACCCGCTGGGCGCCTCCCGGCCCTTCGACATCGCCCGCGACGGCTTCGTGGCGGGCGAGGGGGCCGGGGTGGTGGTGCTGGAGCGGGCCGCCGACGCCCGCGCCCGCGGGGCCAGGATCCGCGCCCGGATCGCCGGGTACGGGGCCTCCGCCGATGCCCACCACATGACCTCCCCGCACCCCGACGGCCGCGGCGTCGAGAGCGCGGTACGCACCGCACTCGCCGACGCGGGCGCCGGCCCGGGCGACGTCCAGCACGTCAACGCCCACGGCACCTCCACCCCGCAGAACGACCTCTCCGAGGCACGGATGATCCGCCGGGTGCTCACCGGCGATCCGCTGGTGACCTCGACCAAGGGCGTCACCGGCCACCTGCTCGGCGCGGCCGGCGCGGTGGAGGCGGTGTTCAGCGTGCTCGCCGTGGAACAGGGACTGGTCCCGCCCACTGCCAACCTGCACACCCTCGACCCCGAGCTGGAGATCAAGGTCGCCGGCTCGGTGACCGAAACCCGGATCCACCTGGCACTGAGCAACTCGCTGGGTTTCGGCGGACAGAACGCGGTCCTCGCCATCGCCGCGGTCTAA
- a CDS encoding phosphopantetheine-binding protein yields the protein MFETLKEILVNKLKVTPEQVTPESTKEDIELDSLAVVELSLVLETELGITISDDELLDAETIGDMARLIEERSARV from the coding sequence ATGTTCGAAACGCTCAAGGAAATCCTGGTCAACAAGCTCAAGGTGACGCCGGAGCAGGTCACTCCCGAGTCCACCAAGGAGGACATCGAACTGGACTCGCTGGCCGTCGTCGAGCTCTCGCTGGTCCTGGAGACCGAGCTCGGCATCACCATCTCGGACGACGAGCTGCTGGACGCCGAGACCATCGGTGACATGGCCCGCCTGATCGAGGAACGGAGCGCACGGGTCTGA